The following coding sequences are from one Shewanella violacea DSS12 window:
- the yrfG gene encoding GMP/IMP nucleotidase yields MFPWNEIDTVLLDMDGTLLDLHFDTHFWLSLVPKELSRQRGLDSQAAQALVESSYDKVFGTLEWYCLDYWESELQLDIIGLHKTLVDRIQLRQDSMPFLSALGEQKKSRILVTNAHPKSLALKLEHTELATGLDHMISSHETGYPKEHPHFWQHLFLQFQLDPSRCLFIDDNEDILQAAKDAGVGYQLGITNPDSQKPNKVFKDFPAIEDYHLLLDDLLAG; encoded by the coding sequence ATGTTTCCATGGAATGAGATAGATACTGTGTTACTCGATATGGACGGAACCTTACTGGACCTACATTTCGATACTCACTTTTGGTTAAGTTTAGTTCCAAAGGAGCTCAGCCGGCAGAGAGGCTTAGACAGTCAAGCAGCACAAGCGTTAGTTGAATCATCTTATGATAAAGTCTTCGGCACTTTAGAGTGGTATTGCTTAGATTATTGGGAGAGTGAATTACAGCTAGATATCATTGGGCTACACAAAACCTTAGTCGATAGAATTCAATTAAGACAAGACAGCATGCCATTTCTGTCAGCTCTAGGCGAACAGAAAAAATCTCGTATTCTGGTCACCAATGCCCACCCCAAGAGCTTGGCTCTGAAGCTGGAACATACTGAGCTAGCTACAGGGCTAGATCATATGATCTCCAGCCACGAAACTGGTTACCCGAAAGAGCATCCACACTTCTGGCAACACCTATTTTTACAGTTCCAGTTAGATCCAAGTCGATGCCTGTTTATCGATGATAACGAAGATATATTACAGGCAGCAAAAGATGCCGGTGTTGGTTATCAGTTAGGTATAACTAACCCAGACAGTCAGAAACCCAATAAAGTATTTAAAGATTTCCCTGCAATCGAGGATTATCACCTGTTACTGGATGATCTTCTGGCAGGTTAA
- the gspL gene encoding type II secretion system protein GspL: MSERLFIRLGTSQEQSCSWLVWSELEQEIIGSGELKDAQALASLTERAGNRPVDILVPSSAITLTQVELPEKGQRQAIQALPFMLEENLAENVDDLHFVTGPREGEYLSVAVVAHEQMQTWLTWLSDAGLKAKRIVPDCLALPLEQCQWAAMKFNQEYLLRTGAGLGVSLSEDWLHMALPKLLPTDSETQVTVAGYSELNLAGTQVQAQELELPMLVLAKGILSAPINLLSGSYSPKREYGKHIQMWRNAAIVIVLALVLAMVNKGLNIHQMNTEQARLQQQSETIFKQAVPGTSRIVNLRSQMDRHLRSMQGSGGGSEFFSMLEGLEEAFTQVPQLKPTTLRFDSARNELRMQVTAKSYAQVEQFKEIVARSYKLDSGAMNSGEDSVTSTLTLRSK, translated from the coding sequence TTGAGTGAAAGACTATTTATCCGCTTAGGAACAAGCCAAGAGCAAAGCTGCTCATGGCTGGTTTGGTCTGAGCTGGAGCAGGAGATTATAGGTTCTGGTGAACTTAAAGATGCCCAGGCATTAGCTAGCCTGACAGAGCGTGCCGGCAATCGCCCAGTGGATATCCTTGTTCCATCCTCGGCGATAACCTTGACCCAAGTGGAACTGCCCGAGAAGGGTCAACGCCAGGCGATACAGGCATTACCTTTCATGCTGGAAGAGAACTTGGCAGAAAATGTTGATGACCTACATTTTGTCACGGGTCCTCGCGAGGGGGAGTATCTCAGTGTGGCTGTAGTTGCCCATGAGCAGATGCAAACCTGGTTAACTTGGCTCAGTGATGCGGGTTTGAAGGCGAAACGTATCGTACCCGATTGTTTAGCCTTGCCGCTTGAGCAATGCCAGTGGGCGGCTATGAAGTTTAATCAAGAATATTTGCTTAGGACTGGTGCCGGACTCGGAGTGAGTCTGAGTGAAGATTGGTTGCATATGGCACTGCCAAAACTGCTGCCAACGGATAGTGAGACCCAGGTAACTGTGGCTGGATATAGTGAGCTGAACTTAGCTGGGACTCAGGTACAAGCACAAGAACTTGAGCTTCCTATGTTAGTGCTGGCTAAAGGGATCTTATCGGCCCCGATTAACCTTCTATCGGGAAGCTATAGCCCTAAGCGTGAATATGGCAAGCATATACAAATGTGGCGTAATGCTGCGATTGTCATTGTGCTTGCTTTGGTGCTGGCCATGGTGAATAAAGGGCTCAACATTCATCAGATGAATACAGAGCAGGCGCGTCTGCAGCAGCAGAGTGAGACTATTTTTAAACAAGCTGTCCCGGGAACCTCACGTATAGTAAATCTTAGATCTCAAATGGATAGGCATCTAAGGAGCATGCAGGGCAGTGGCGGGGGAAGTGAATTCTTCTCTATGCTCGAAGGTTTAGAAGAGGCATTTACTCAGGTGCCTCAGCTAAAGCCGACAACGCTTCGTTTCGATAGTGCTCGTAATGAGCTTCGTATGCAAGTGACCGCCAAGAGTTATGCTCAAGTTGAACAGTTTAAGGAGATCGTTGCTCGCTCATATAAGCTAGATTCAGGTGCGATGAACAGCGGTGAAGACTCAGTCACCAGCACATTAACCTTGAGGAGTAAGTAA
- the cysQ gene encoding 3'(2'),5'-bisphosphate nucleotidase CysQ, which translates to MKPEEYIEQVIEIAVEAGIKIRDIYLKGTYEKEIKSDNTPVTSADIAAHNIITAALQALTPDIPVLSEEDANIPFSDRKDWQRYWLVDPLDGTGEFIAGSGDFSVIIALIEHNRPIMGIVYVPMTEVCYYAIAGLGAYKRDGQSEVRIMSHQLPADRDPPLKLAVSRRQDPKSVLKLFSHTKHCELIVLGGAALKSCLVAEGKADCYVRIGPTGEWDTGAAQIIVEEAGGQIMDIELQPLSYNERESLENPNFIVVGSPHLAWDELLTAES; encoded by the coding sequence ATGAAGCCAGAAGAGTACATAGAACAAGTGATTGAAATTGCCGTTGAAGCGGGAATCAAAATACGTGATATCTATCTTAAAGGGACATATGAGAAAGAGATAAAGTCAGATAATACGCCAGTGACTTCGGCAGATATTGCTGCCCATAATATTATCACTGCCGCATTACAGGCTTTGACTCCCGATATCCCGGTACTTTCTGAGGAAGATGCAAATATTCCTTTCTCAGATCGAAAGGACTGGCAGCGTTATTGGCTGGTCGATCCCTTAGATGGTACCGGTGAATTTATTGCGGGAAGCGGTGATTTCTCTGTGATTATCGCACTGATAGAGCACAACAGACCTATCATGGGGATCGTATACGTGCCTATGACTGAGGTATGTTATTACGCTATTGCAGGACTCGGAGCCTATAAGCGTGATGGTCAATCAGAAGTCAGGATTATGAGCCATCAGTTGCCTGCTGATAGGGATCCGCCCCTCAAACTTGCCGTTAGTCGACGTCAGGATCCTAAGTCGGTACTTAAACTATTTAGTCATACCAAACACTGTGAATTGATCGTACTCGGTGGCGCAGCTTTAAAGAGCTGTCTGGTGGCAGAAGGAAAGGCTGATTGTTATGTGCGTATAGGGCCAACGGGTGAGTGGGATACCGGAGCTGCTCAGATCATTGTCGAAGAGGCTGGCGGGCAGATAATGGATATTGAGCTACAGCCCTTGAGCTATAATGAGCGAGAATCTTTAGAAAACCCTAACTTTATCGTGGTTGGTTCCCCTCATTTAGCCTGGGACGAGCTGCTAACTGCAGAGAGTTAA
- a CDS encoding type II secretion system protein M has translation MENVKLWWNGLILREKQLVSACGVFLVIGILYWGIWTPISNAEIDAERGLKAQKSTLNFVKQTANKIAGLKENGTKASFRGSLSAAVNQSAGAFGLEITRMQPQGKKIQIWMDDVPFDALLGYLNELVQEKGLSLESIDLAESDTQGLVRVRRIQLSQ, from the coding sequence ATGGAGAACGTTAAACTGTGGTGGAACGGTCTCATCTTACGTGAGAAGCAGCTCGTTAGCGCATGTGGCGTCTTTCTCGTCATCGGCATTCTTTATTGGGGGATCTGGACACCGATATCGAATGCGGAAATAGATGCCGAAAGAGGCCTGAAGGCACAGAAGAGCACCCTTAACTTTGTTAAGCAGACGGCGAATAAGATAGCCGGTCTCAAAGAAAATGGTACTAAAGCCAGCTTTAGAGGTAGCCTAAGTGCTGCGGTCAATCAGAGTGCCGGGGCGTTTGGCCTAGAGATCACTCGCATGCAGCCTCAGGGGAAGAAAATTCAAATATGGATGGACGATGTGCCTTTCGATGCCTTGCTAGGCTACCTTAACGAACTGGTACAAGAGAAGGGCCTATCTTTAGAAAGCATAGATTTGGCAGAGTCTGATACGCAAGGTTTAGTGCGCGTTCGTCGTATTCAATTGTCCCAGTAA
- a CDS encoding type II secretion system protein N, whose product MNLAKKIIIGVCIYLVFLLALLPASVAIKLAPLPNNISVTGVSGSIWSGSIESMTIQNRQLEQVQWQLSPWALFLGQAKIDLVIGNRGSAVNGKGLVILSMSGIDAEGLRFEAPTSFLLGNTRLPFRTKVGGDISLFIDRLEQGTPWCEQLNGKLFLSSAGVKNQFGNYPLGDIELALSCVDGNVKVKSDETMNQLGFSGTLMLQAEKVVQLSAKIKETSSQPEDLKKALAFLGKKDSQGYYPISYQGRVPGL is encoded by the coding sequence GTGAATTTAGCTAAAAAGATTATTATCGGCGTGTGTATCTATCTGGTGTTTTTGTTGGCCCTGTTACCTGCCAGTGTAGCGATAAAACTCGCGCCCTTGCCTAATAATATTAGTGTGACTGGTGTCTCTGGCTCAATATGGTCGGGAAGTATTGAGTCGATGACCATACAAAATAGGCAATTAGAGCAGGTTCAGTGGCAGTTGAGCCCTTGGGCCTTGTTTCTGGGGCAAGCCAAGATAGATCTGGTTATTGGCAATCGAGGTTCAGCGGTTAACGGTAAAGGATTAGTCATTCTTTCCATGAGTGGAATCGATGCCGAAGGCCTGAGATTCGAGGCGCCAACTAGCTTCCTGTTAGGTAATACTCGTCTACCTTTCAGAACCAAAGTCGGTGGCGATATCAGTTTGTTTATCGACCGTCTCGAACAAGGGACTCCTTGGTGTGAGCAGTTAAATGGTAAGTTATTTCTCAGTAGTGCCGGCGTAAAAAATCAATTCGGCAACTACCCTCTGGGAGATATAGAGCTAGCTTTGAGCTGTGTCGACGGTAACGTTAAAGTGAAATCAGATGAGACCATGAATCAATTAGGTTTTAGCGGTACCTTGATGCTACAGGCTGAAAAAGTGGTACAGCTTAGCGCTAAGATAAAAGAAACCAGTTCACAGCCGGAAGATCTGAAGAAAGCATTGGCTTTCCTAGGTAAGAAGGACAGTCAAGGTTACTACCCCATCAGTTATCAGGGTAGAGTCCCCGGGCTCTAA
- a CDS encoding MFS transporter translates to MILTRRFLPYFITQCLGALNDNVYKNMLLLLVTYSQLASLPMDVNLFVNLAAGLFILPFFLFSAYAGLIADNIDKAILIRRLKLLEVLIMCCGAAAIVSQSYLIMLVLLFLMGTQSAFFGPVKYSLLPKVLKDIELVRGNAWVEMGTFISILIGTLVAGLIVASDNSNIIAAITVVVLASVGYISSRFIPSIPLSFEPKKLKFTPFSGSIASINKARRTPSIWMAVLAISWFWFLGATYLTQFPNFSKLHLHAGATVVSLLLALFSIGIAAGSFLCDRMSFKQVELGLLPFGLLGLTVFGIDLYWAVPSSSPVDIYTASSFIGEPQHYRLMFDLFMVGVSGGLFIVPLYAFIQARTKEGECAQAIAANNIMNALFMVMSAVFSILFLGPLGGSILQLFLILALSNILVGCLLFIKQAELRLRLVTYIMARFIYPLSVTQGDALPKRGSATLIGSSTSAKELILIQSLSVRPIFFILNQPLGSGFLAKVLRTSGKVVESVSGKGGLDEGNLDYIESIAKALASDELIYLSIQDNAKLSDKLEGLIESAPRLNISLKILATGRGKKPDNRASSRRVGVVLTESVNIPLEND, encoded by the coding sequence ATGATTTTGACTCGACGTTTCCTGCCCTATTTTATAACCCAGTGTCTGGGGGCCTTGAACGACAATGTCTATAAAAATATGCTGTTACTCTTGGTTACCTATTCTCAACTAGCTAGCTTGCCTATGGATGTAAACCTATTTGTTAACCTAGCCGCTGGTTTGTTTATTCTTCCCTTCTTTCTTTTTTCTGCTTATGCAGGTCTCATCGCCGATAATATCGATAAAGCCATATTAATTAGACGCCTGAAATTATTAGAAGTGCTCATCATGTGCTGCGGCGCGGCAGCAATCGTTAGCCAAAGCTACCTGATTATGTTGGTCTTGCTCTTTCTGATGGGAACTCAGTCGGCTTTCTTTGGCCCAGTCAAATATTCGCTCTTACCTAAGGTATTGAAGGATATTGAGTTGGTAAGAGGCAATGCTTGGGTGGAGATGGGTACCTTCATCTCTATATTGATAGGCACCTTAGTAGCGGGTCTGATCGTTGCCAGCGACAATTCCAATATAATAGCCGCGATAACTGTGGTTGTTTTAGCATCTGTTGGCTATATCTCAAGTAGATTCATCCCCTCTATTCCTCTGAGCTTTGAACCTAAAAAACTCAAATTTACTCCGTTTTCAGGTTCGATAGCCAGTATCAATAAAGCCAGGCGAACGCCTTCGATATGGATGGCTGTACTTGCTATTAGTTGGTTCTGGTTTCTCGGTGCCACCTATCTTACTCAGTTCCCCAATTTCTCTAAGTTACACTTACATGCAGGAGCCACTGTCGTTTCCTTGTTGTTAGCTCTGTTTTCTATCGGTATTGCGGCAGGATCATTTTTATGTGATCGCATGTCATTTAAACAAGTTGAGCTAGGACTCTTACCCTTTGGCTTGTTGGGTTTGACGGTTTTCGGTATCGATCTGTATTGGGCTGTACCCAGTTCAAGTCCTGTCGATATTTATACCGCCAGTAGCTTCATTGGTGAGCCTCAACATTACCGACTTATGTTCGATCTATTTATGGTTGGGGTGAGCGGTGGTCTGTTTATTGTGCCCTTGTATGCATTTATTCAGGCAAGAACCAAGGAGGGTGAGTGCGCTCAGGCTATTGCGGCAAATAACATAATGAATGCACTGTTTATGGTTATGTCTGCCGTCTTCTCCATACTCTTCTTAGGCCCATTAGGGGGAAGTATACTCCAGCTGTTCTTGATACTTGCCCTATCAAATATACTGGTAGGCTGCTTGCTGTTTATTAAGCAAGCTGAATTGAGATTGAGACTGGTCACTTACATTATGGCCAGATTTATATATCCACTGTCGGTGACTCAAGGTGACGCCTTACCTAAAAGGGGAAGTGCAACATTAATAGGCTCATCCACTTCAGCGAAAGAGCTAATTCTGATACAGAGCCTGTCTGTGAGGCCTATATTTTTTATATTAAACCAGCCTCTTGGGAGCGGATTTCTCGCCAAGGTGCTAAGAACATCGGGCAAGGTAGTAGAATCGGTATCGGGAAAAGGGGGGCTCGATGAGGGGAACCTGGATTATATCGAGAGCATAGCTAAGGCATTAGCTAGTGACGAACTGATTTATCTGTCCATACAGGATAATGCGAAGCTATCCGATAAGCTTGAGGGACTGATTGAGTCAGCACCTAGGCTGAATATCTCATTGAAGATCTTGGCTACAGGTAGAGGCAAAAAACCAGATAATAGGGCATCGAGCAGAAGAGTCGGTGTAGTGTTAACTGAAAGTGTAAACATACCCCTAGAAAATGACTAG
- the nudE gene encoding ADP compounds hydrolase NudE, translating into MKHKKPEILGSEIVAQSRLFKIEQVNLKFSNQVERQYERMKGNNRGAVMVVPVLNGDTLLLGREYAAGTHTYELGFPKGLIDPGEEAHEAANRELQEEIGFGARKLTHLMELSLAPGYFASKMQIFIAEELYESVLEGDEPEPIEMVPWPLDNWQSLLELDDFSESRSVSALFLAQKYLKL; encoded by the coding sequence ATGAAGCACAAGAAACCAGAAATTCTAGGTTCAGAGATTGTTGCGCAAAGCCGCTTATTTAAAATAGAGCAGGTAAACCTAAAATTCTCTAATCAGGTTGAACGTCAGTATGAGCGGATGAAGGGGAATAATCGTGGCGCTGTGATGGTAGTGCCAGTTCTCAATGGAGATACACTGCTATTGGGGCGAGAATATGCAGCCGGTACTCACACCTATGAGCTTGGCTTTCCCAAAGGTTTAATCGATCCTGGTGAGGAGGCCCATGAAGCGGCTAATCGTGAGCTTCAGGAGGAGATAGGTTTTGGTGCAAGAAAGCTGACCCATCTGATGGAGCTGAGTCTGGCCCCTGGTTACTTTGCCAGTAAAATGCAGATTTTTATTGCCGAAGAACTTTATGAAAGTGTTCTGGAAGGAGATGAACCTGAGCCTATCGAGATGGTTCCCTGGCCCCTGGATAATTGGCAATCTTTACTCGAACTGGACGATTTTTCTGAGTCTAGAAGCGTAAGCGCCTTGTTTTTGGCTCAAAAATATCTAAAACTATAA